The Pyrus communis chromosome 5, drPyrComm1.1, whole genome shotgun sequence region TTGCTCAAAGGCATAATTTCCTATATCCactaattattttaataaaaaaaatgtggcAATGGTGATTATTAGTATGACCGTCAAGTCATCACGTtatattattcatatttttaatgaattatATCATAAAATCATAAGTTGTTTTATATGATATCATACTTTTTATACTCATATTATAATACGTGAATTAAAATTACTAGACATTATGCGATTATCGCTATAAAATTCTAAAACATTTGtatgttttatgaaaatattgtaGAAAAGGTAAATTGAGTAGTCTGGGGACAACTTGATTATATTTgcctaagaaacaaagaacAGACAACTTGATTGATACCCaacttttatttataaagtAGTGCCGTatcttccctttttttattcatCATAAAGCATACttatgccatctaattcaaaTTAGCATGTTACAAACTTACTAGTAATAAGATCAACTAACCTTAGTGAAATAcataatgtttgttttttttttaaatgagatgACAATGATTTTATTAAAACGTTAAGAACATGTATAAACTGAAGAAGCTGGAGGTTCATCATAAAACTAATagacaatatggggagtagtcTAGCtaaacacgtggacaacacaaatcggGTGACGTGGAATACGTGTAGCTGTTAAGCTTCACAAGCAGTACAACCTGGCTCTAGTACCATAAAGAATATAGAATTtcattataaaatcaattggcaatatgaggagtaactCAACTACTTATAAGTAAGGTCTCTCATTCTATCAATGTAAGATTCATTATCaacacaaatttcaaaaatggTATATTGAATTTAAATCAGAAAGCTTTTCAAACCAAAAATACTcataaagcaaaaaaaaaaaaaatataaagacaACTTGATCAATCTAATAGACATGATACAGGCGGTATGTGAGTTTAAATTACACAATGttaatagattttgttaaatgGTGATTTTGTTTTGTACAAACTTTTTGTTTGTTGGTGTCTACTGATTGAAGTCATTGTTTGGGTATGGCATAATGGCAGCAGAACAAATGAGCTAGGGTTTGTCATCATATCATACCATCAttttgttggaaccaaatatTAACACTTCTTAATATGTGCAATCAGAACAAAATGAATTGAACCATCCTATTCATTGATGGGGAATCCAATCCCTCCTCTAAAAATCTGTGTGGGTCCCACTATTTTTGCTATTCTCCAATCAATAAACATTGAAGTATCCTGTATTCAGAATTCaattctgttttttttattcCGATTACCTTTACGTAAACGTGGCATAATATTTacataatgatctttgattcatTCTAGGATAAGATCATTAAGGGAGTTATTATTGGTACtctgaaaaattattataaaaagagGTACGTGAGGGTATTTTGAGTATGATATGTGGTATTCAATACACTGAGAATATTATCTGTTAAATCATTGATCAAGAATTTATGACGAAGATCTAAAGCAAAAAATTATGACACGTAAGATGCACCGTAATATAGGAGAATTTTGGTAGTAAATGGTAATGTGCCTCTTCTTCACAAAATTTAGTACCCATCAAAGTATATATTGAGTTTTTaaatattagtttttcttttttgtttgctaCAGAAAGTCAAATAGTTTTTACCCtattaaaagaaaaggaaagaaacgaTGAAGCCGTTTTAACCATTTTTGTGCCAGCAAAAAGGTAGAAATAGTGActcatattttaaatttcatattaatatttttttctgaATATCTAATTAAAATGGAATTTCGAGCATGTGGGGGTcccccaataaacaaaaaataagtgAGAGGCTGCAGATTCGATGTTGTGAGTTAGTGAGTCTCTTTGACTGTGGTCACGGATAGGGTGAAATTCCACATACCCTATTTGAACTCGAAAGAGGTGGATAACGCTAACTCGCTACCAGTTGTTacccaaataaaattttgagcaTGTAAAAAAACCATCGGCGCTCCACCGTCGCCATCAACGACTGGATGTTTGTGGTGGTCTCCTTGAGTTTCATACACTTCTCGTCGTTGTGCAGACGATGGTTTGTGTGCAAGCGTGTAGTGGTCCCTTACGAGCATGCAGTAAAATCTCTCCTCATGTAAAGAGATCAATACTTCTCCATGCAAATAAGACGTATCAAGTGAGTTTTTATTTAACAGATGGTTCACTGTTTAAATACGCAACTAGCATTTATTAGAAAAATCATGCTACTTAGATTATGTATTGGTTGTATGCAAGTTTTCACTGGACATGTCATGTGGAGATGCACTCTCTGCTTTTTGAGTTGAGGCCGCATACGATACAAAAACactccaaaattttcaaacttcaaattgTGATTGTGAAAGTTTGTGAATCTTGCGCCGTCGGTGACTTCGTACACGAGATACATGAGGGCCGTCtccttgtttgtttgttttcttaattcGTGATAATCTTAGGATGAATATATgacgttttgtttttgttttcacacTGCATTTTCAGTCACAGTTTGAGGTGGAAAGATCCGGTCGCATATGTCGCACTATGGGAGTCTTATTCACCGAAAACATGGTACAGAAATTAAggaattaatataatattattatggAAAATAAATACTAAATTAATTTCTTAGGAATTAGAATTGATTTTATTTGGTATTTAAAAGCTTAGGGGCAGGGGACGCTCCCTCATCTCAGAGTCAAAGCATTAGGCCACCTCCAACCAACCCGATTAAAAGGTTATAGGGCTAAAAATTGCtcgaaatgacacgaaaatcatctccaaccgagggctaggtcAAAGGACTTGTGGGCCCCATCGAGTCCAAACCCTCAAATCAGGCCAACGGGTTGGCCATTTCTAGCCAGCCAGTCAACTCTCCAGCAccagaatgtcaagcttgacattttgtCAACCCTCAAACTCAGCCCATTTGAATGCTAACGGCTACCTGGTGTCAACCTGACGCCAACTAACAACGACTAGCTAACGTCATGTTGCCGTCAAGTTACCGttgtaatttgaattttttttaagacaaattttaaaaaaaaaattttaatttttttccgtATAAATACCTACATCATTCCTACAACATTGAAAGCTGAAGATAAGAACTAAGAAGTGCCACGTAAATAAGAATCATATCTAAATTGTGCACAACTAATTACATCTCGACACGTGGCACTCGAAATCCaatccaaaaaattattaagattacataaagataaaaaatatggAGAGTTACTTGCTTTAGCGACACGTGTCACTTGGAATcatatccaaaaaattattgagattacataaagataagaaatttggAGTTACTCACGTTAGTGACACGTGTAACTCGAAATCctatacaaaaaattattgagattatataaagataagaaatccagagtcttattcatttggcgacaagtgacactcaaaatatgttcgaaaatcttattttaatatagtagtttaatttaactaaccatattaatttaattaaaataataaattatatttggcctatggccctttggccccctcggttggagatgatttttttgtcaaaaggcAATATTTGGCCTAGGcatcctcggttggagatggtataaaatatgCTCTCGctctgttcattaaaatataatttattgtaGGGCTATAGGAATATAGGGCTAAAGGGAGCCTTTTGACCCTCATTCGCTTGGAGATCACCTTATTACAAGCATCTTTGAAAACTTACATTtaacctttttcttcttcttcttcttcttcttcttcttctttttattttattattattttttttttaacaaatcgCCCATAAGAGAGATTTCTGGCAACGGAACTCGAACTTAGGCCTTAATTAGTGAAAAAAATCATCCTTGCTAACTTAACCTGTTCTCGTTAATTATCTTAAAATTGATTTTCATTGGAGGAAAATTCTGTTTCTTGTGTATTTTGTGCCAATATTTTGCTAAACGTAAGGCAAGAGTTTGGTGTTGGGAGATGAAAGATGGCCAACCTGCAAACAAGGGGAGATGCACCAAAGCTATTTCACGCTAAAATTTGTGGGGCCACGGATCGCACGTATCGTGCTCCCACAatccttttcttttgtaatgATTTGGCTTTGCTTTATGTTGGGGCCAAGTAGGAATGTacgatgatcatgttttcacataattttataaatttatgtgTTATAATATAGATAGGCGTGATTTTATAAGAATTGTAAGTAGAAGTTGATTAATAAGCAGctgaaattattaaataaataatattacatGACAAAATGCGTCACGCTAAAAAAATGGACTCCAAGGGAGGTGGATATAGTCTAAAAACTTTCTCAACGCATTGATACTCATTCATCAATGTTACTTGAATCATACTTGAAATGGCTTCTAAGTTCCAAGTTATGATAGCCGCCAAGACATGACAAAATAGCCTTCTCATTCTTCTTAAGCTAAAAATCATTATGTTTCAAGGAATATACACACAAAATTGTTAcaaacttttaattaaaaatagaacTCAAAGCGACGTCAGAAAGCACTAAATTGTTGTGGCCAAATTTAACTAAAGGAAAGAGACGGAGTGCGAcaacaaagagaaaagagagatgtAGAAAAATTCTATATGTATCTTTTTCCCTTACCTTGTGCATTTATTTACAATAAACATAACGAGCTTACTTGTCTTACAAGTAAGAAAGCCTAAGATCTTCTAGATTACATAGAAAtcttaaatataatttattagtATTTACACAATCACTAACTACAACATAAACCATAACATACTACAAAAAAGTGTTGGTTTTGGATttctttagtttattttttattaaaagttttagatttgatactttatatgtatttaatacaatcactGTCACGACAATCATATGATGATTGGATAAAATACATTTATTGACGTGAATTATATCTGATTGTCAAATAATAGTTGCATGAAAATATATGTAAGTATTATAACCAGTTCCAAAAGTTTGATAACCGTCCTTAGCAATTTAGCACTACAATAGTCATCATGACTGATTCTATATGTATTTACTACTAATCAAGTATATATGTACTGTAAGGCCCAAAACCCAACTACTCTACAGGACCATAatattttcttctctattttttttccggTCCAAAGGCCCATAATCCATCTATTTCAAAAGCAATTGAACCCAAAGGTTGATGGCCGACAGATTCTAGTAAAAtcccacttagtactacaatatagtgatattcattttcacttataagtgagaaatTTTAGGTTCGACTCTCGCCATAGGCAAATTTTGAACCATTTTATTGTTaactcattgtaaggctaagctcACTCCCTagtaaaaataatattgtttgttaaaaaaaaaaaaaggactgtAACCAATAAGGCTCTATGCTTTGAGAGGGTCAGGGGAACTTCTATCGTACGTATTTTTGCCCTTACTTTGCAAAAAGGTTATTTTCATGACTCGAACCCGTGACATTTCGGTCACAAATGAGCAACCTTTTCCATACAAATGTAGAAATAAAACTATACAAAAATgcttgctttctttgttttccaaaCGTTTCATCTAATTAGTGTTAAACCAATAGCAGTAACTATAAGTGTGGAGGGGACTCCAAATTTCAGATGACTCCAGAAGGACAATGTGTAGGCAAGTTGTGGAGATTGGCGAGCCTGCTCGCACACTATCAAGTTGGCTGCTGATCCCAAAAGCGACAGGTTTCCGGCCACGGTGCTCACCCAAGCTAATAGGAGCCACGCCTTCTTCTCCTCCGCGGCAGAGATTAGGGCCGCCGACGCTGCCACCCGCCCTCCAAGCAACAAAACTATCCaacataaaagaagaaaaaaacatgcATGTTAAGTGGCCGCTGAAAGTGTGAAAATATTTTGGTTCTTATAGAGTGCAAACGGAAAATAATATCAGCATACATACcagttggtacatttgaagcCAAATTTGACAGCACAAGTATGGTGACTGCAAGAACTGCTATCCCGCTAGCACGATCAATTTGCGCATGCGGCTCCATGAAGTCCCAAAGATCGCTTGGAATGCCGGTCTTGTTGAATCcattgacggttataaacattCCGCAGAAGAAAATCAAGAGCGAATAGGAAACCTGTCAAAGAAAGAAACTTGTTACAGTTGTAATCTAATCTAACATACAGAATTTTGTGCTCGTGAAACTTACCTTTTCTAGGCTTGGACGGGCATCCGTGAAGTCAAGAACAACCAGAGCAAGTGCAGCAGTAATCGCACACCACGACATATTGAGGCCCATAAGCAGTGCAATCAGCATTCCTATAGTAATAAGGTAAACACCAGATTTCCACAATATCCTTTTCCATCTTGTCGTCAGATGTTCCTTCCCTTTCAACGACTCCGTAGGAATTGCATCTGTTTGTCTATCGTTCGATGGAGACCTTTTTGATGGGATTGTTTCGTCCCTTTTATGAGAAGACAAATCATTTGTCTCCTCTTTTGATGCGCTTGAAATTCTTGCCGACTCTATCGCGCCACTAGGAACCTTGTTTACTTCATTCTCGCTAGAAGGTAAGCGATTTCTAAGAGTCTCGACATTACCTATGCTCACATCAAGATTCGGAGAACTTTGCAGAGTCGGGATTTCCAATCTAGAGTTCAGTTCTTGAGAGTTTAAGGATGCACTATGTGACAATGTAGCTGGCGAAAACCGATGAGAACTTACATCCTCCTCTGGAACAGGTTCCAGAGCTGGATCTTCCTCATCCTTCTGGACGGACAACAATCTCCAGAACATACATAGAAGAATCAAAGCATTCACACAAACTCCCACAAGCATTGCAGGGAGAATTCCAATCACAAATGTCCCAAAAGATATCTTGCTCTGAACAGCTATAACAAGGTTTTGAGGATTGCCAATCGGGGTTGCTGCAGACCCAATGTTTGCACTCGAGGCAAGGGCGAGTAGGAAAGGATGAGGCGGGAGGTCATGTTGTCTTGCAACTTTCAAAACAAACTCGGTCAAAACCACGCAAGCGGTGTCATTGGTGAAGAGAGCGCTCGAAACTGCAGAAATCAAACAGATTCGACAGAGCAAGTCCCTTGCCCCTTGAGTTTTCCACATAAGCAACTTGCCCAAATACTTGAACATATCTGCTCTTTCGAGATAGATACTCACAACCATTGTCCCGAACAGAAGACCAATGATTGGGAGATCAATCGCAGCGTATGCTTGATCAGGAGGTAAGACTCGGAAAACAACCATAAGCATTGCCCCTAGGAGGGACCCTGCAGTCCTACCGATTGGCAAGCAAGGGACAGCGGGAAACACAGCCA contains the following coding sequences:
- the LOC137735312 gene encoding silicon efflux transporter LSI2, producing the protein MAMASPVKVVLGSIAFAVFWVLAVFPAVPCLPIGRTAGSLLGAMLMVVFRVLPPDQAYAAIDLPIIGLLFGTMVVSIYLERADMFKYLGKLLMWKTQGARDLLCRICLISAVSSALFTNDTACVVLTEFVLKVARQHDLPPHPFLLALASSANIGSAATPIGNPQNLVIAVQSKISFGTFVIGILPAMLVGVCVNALILLCMFWRLLSVQKDEEDPALEPVPEEDVSSHRFSPATLSHSASLNSQELNSRLEIPTLQSSPNLDVSIGNVETLRNRLPSSENEVNKVPSGAIESARISSASKEETNDLSSHKRDETIPSKRSPSNDRQTDAIPTESLKGKEHLTTRWKRILWKSGVYLITIGMLIALLMGLNMSWCAITAALALVVLDFTDARPSLEKVSYSLLIFFCGMFITVNGFNKTGIPSDLWDFMEPHAQIDRASGIAVLAVTILVLSNLASNVPTVLLLGGRVAASAALISAAEEKKAWLLLAWVSTVAGNLSLLGSAANLIVCEQARQSPQLAYTLSFWSHLKFGVPSTLIVTAIGLTLIR